Proteins co-encoded in one Juglans regia cultivar Chandler chromosome 16, Walnut 2.0, whole genome shotgun sequence genomic window:
- the LOC109012535 gene encoding palmitoyl-acyl carrier protein thioesterase, chloroplastic-like, whose amino-acid sequence MALFSSYSASYSIRCSSNRDNHDQNKQKLNNLRIISTSSRSSNKADILSPTAGVANTFNSITSIPENGYIPKEEVRQNIPTRKQLVDPHRQGLISQGGVGYMQTVVIRSYEVGPDKTATLESILNLLQETALNHVWMSGLLSNGFGATHGMVRNNLIWVVSRMQVQVDHYPIWGEVLEIDTWVGASGKNGMRRDWLIQSQATGHVFARATSTWVMMNQQTRRLSKMPEEVRDEISPWFIENQAIKEDSPEKIIKLDSKARYMNSNLKPKRSDLDMNQHVNNVKYVRWMLETIPDEILESRQLSSIILEYRRECGSSDIVQSLCHPDEDGILKDGLKQNNDISLLNGFSLASEILEGGGLLGSYEKAPLRYTHLLQTQGERGSGEIVRGRTTWKRKMSTAIPFST is encoded by the exons ATGGCTCTTTTCTCATCATATTCAGCTTCCTATTCTATTAGATGTTCTTCGAATAGAGATAATCATGACCAAAATAAGCAAAAGCTGAATAATCTCAGAATTATTAGTACATCAAGTAGGTCCTCTAATAAGGCTGATATACTGAGCCCAACAGCTGGTGTGGCTAACACATTCAATTCAATCACTTCCATCCCGGAAAATGGCTACATCCCCAAAGAAGAGGTTCGCCAAAATATTCCGACAAGGAAGCAGTTGGTGGATCCCCATCGTCAAGGGCTCATCAGTCAAGGAGGTGTTGGGTACATGCAGACTGTTGTCATTAGGTCCTATGAAGTTGGTCCTGACAAAACTGCAACTCTTGAGAGCATCCTGAATCTTCTTCAG GAAACAGCATTGAATCATGTATGGATGTCTGGTCTTCTGAGCAATGGTTTTGGTGCCACACATGGAATGGTAAGGAATAATCTCATATGGGTTGTCTCAAGGATGCAGGTTCAAGTCGATCACTACCCAATCTG GGGAGAGGTGCTGGAGATTGACACATGGGTTGGAGCATCAGGGAAAAACGGAATGCGGCGAGATTGGCTAATCCAAAGTCAAGCCACAGGCCATGTTTTCGCACGTGCCACCAG CACCTGGGTGATGATGAACCAGCAAACAAGGCGCCTCTCCAAAATGCCAGAAGAGGTGAGGGATGAGATCTCACCCTGGTTCATAGAGAACCAAGCAATCAAGGAAGATTCTCCCGAGAAAATCATTAAGTTGGACAGTAAAGCAAGATATATGAACTCCAATTTGAAG CCCAAGAGAAGCGATTTGGATATGAACCAACATGTAAACAATGTGAAGTACGTAAGATGGATGCTTGAG ACCATCCCAGATGAGATTTTGGAGTCTCGCCAACTATCCAGTATCATACTAGAATATAGAAGGGAGTGTGGGAGTTCAGACATAGTTCAGTCACTTTGCCATCCAGACGAAGATGGAATTCTGAAAGatggattgaaacaaaacaaTGATATTAGTCTGCTCAATGGGTTTTCTCTTGCATCAGAAATTCTTGAAGGTGGTGGACTCCTGGGCTCCTATGAAAAGGCACCATTAAGGTATACACACCTTCTGCAAACTCAAGGTGAGAGAGGAAGTGGAGAGATTGTCAGAGGAAGAACCACATGGAAGAGAAAGATGTCCACTGCCATACCTTTCTCCACCTAG
- the LOC109012506 gene encoding CDP-diacylglycerol--serine O-phosphatidyltransferase 1-like — protein MELNGHRRSVRRKDHHTQENGGVSPMSVGEELDPWTAWAYKPRTVSLLLIGACFLIWASGALDPEGGALGDLVTSVKRGVWAMIAVFLAYCLLQAPSTVLIRPHPALWRLVHGMAVVYLVALTFLLFQKRDDSRQFMKFLHPDLGVELPERSYGADCRIYVPENPTSRFKNVYETLFDEFVLAHIIGWWGKAILIRNQPLLWVLSIGFEMMEFTFRHMLPNFNECWWDSIILDVLICNWFGIWAGMHTVRYFDGKTYNWVGLSRQPNIIEKFKRTLGQFTPAQWDKDEWHPLLGPWRFIQVLTLCVVFLTVELNTFFLKFCLWIPPRNPVIVYRLILWWVIAIPTIREYNSYLQDRKPVKKVGAFCWLSLAICIVELLICIKFGHGLYPNPMPSWLAIFWMSVGGALLMFLLVWSWQLHQSLGRKRR, from the exons ATGGAGCTTAATGGGCATAGGAGATCAGTAAGGAGAAAGGATCATCATACACAGGAAAATGGCGGTGTCAGTCCAATGAGTGTTGGTGAAGAACTTGATCCATGGACTGCATGGGCATACAAACCTCGCACTGTGTCCTTGCTACTTATTGGTGCCTGTTTTCTTAT TTGGGCAAGCGGAGCCCTTGATCCTGAAGGTGGTGCACTTGGTGATCTTGTTACGTCTGTGAAAAG GGGTGTATGGGCTATGATTGCAGTTTTTCTTGCTTACTGCTTGCTACAAGCTCCTTCTAC GGTCCTAATAAGGCCACATCCTGCACTTTGGCGCCTAGTACATGGAATGGCTGTTGTGTACCTTGTCGCCCTCACATTTTTGCTTTTTCAG AAGCGTGATGATTCTCGGCAATTTATGAAGTTTCTCCATCCTGATCTCGGTGTTG AACTTCCAGAAAGATCATATGGTGCTGACTGCCGCATATATGTACCCGAGAATCCCACAAGCaggtttaaaaatgtttat GAAACACTTTTCGATGAATTTGTGCTAGCTCATATTATTGGATGGTGGGGTAAAGCTATATTGATTCGTAATCAGCCCCTTCTGTGGGTGTTATCAATAGGATTTGAGATGATGGAG TTTACATTCCGCCACATGTTGCCAAATTTCAACGAGTGCTGGTGGGACAGTATAATTCTTGACGTTTTGATCTGCAATTGGTTTG GCATCTGGGCAGGGATGCATACCGTCAGGTACTTCGATGGAAAAACATACAACTGGGTTGGCCTAAGCCGTCAGCCtaatataattgaaaaa ttcaaGCGAACATTAGGACAGTTTACCCCAGCACAGTGGGACAAAGATGAGTGGCACCCTCTGCTTGGTCCATGGCGGTTCATTCAAGTTCTCACTCTTTGCGTTGTGTTTTTGACTGTGGAGTTGAACACATTCTTTTTGAAGTTTTGTCTTTGGATTCCTCCGCGGAACCCGGTGATCGTGTATAGGTTGATCTTGTGGTGGGTAATTGCAATACCAACGATTCGTGAATACAATTCGTATCTTCAAGACCG AAAACCGGTGAAAAAAGTTGGAGCTTTTTGTTGGCTCTCACTTGCTATCTGCATTGTTGAGCTTCTCATTTGCATCAAGTTTGGTCATG GATTATATCCTAATCCAATGCCTTCATGGTTGGCCATTTTCTGGATGTCTGTTGGAGGGGCCCTCCTCATGTTCCTCCTTGTTTGGTCTTGGCAACTGCATCAGAGTTTAGGTAGGAAGAGGCGATGA